The window CTTCGCGTCGGCGGTGGGGCCGGAGCCGTTGAGGATCATCTCCGCCGTGCCGTTCATGCCGCCGCCGAGCGCGACCCGGCCGCCGGAGCACTTCACCGTGTAGGTCGCCGACGTCCGGGCCTTCGCCTTGGTCTCGGCCACGACCATCCGGTAGCCGGAGACGCCGTCCTTGCCGTCGGCCCCCTTCGCACCCGGCGCGCCCGGCAGGCCCCGCAGGGAGGTCAGCCACTCCAGCTGCGTGCCGGGGAAGCCGTTCGCCTTCGCGACCTGGTACGCGTCCTTGCCATTGGTCCCGTTCGTCCCGTTGGCGCCGTTGGTTCCGGCCGGGCCCTGCTGGTTCCAACTGATCACCGTGCCGGCGGGCTTGAGCAGTTCCGCCGAGCAGTCCGGGGCGTTTGCTGGGTCGACCGCGACCTTGTCGATCGAACCGTCGGGCCGCAGGCACCCCTGAATCACCGGGGAGGGCGAGGAGTCCAGGGCGATCGCGACGGTCGGCGCCGTGATGGCGATCGCGACGACGGGCAGGGCGACGAGCGCGAGCGTGCGGGCGGGACGGGCCATGGGTGTCTCCCCGGGGCGCGAGGGGCGGCCCGAGCGGCCGCCGCGAGAACCGCGCCGTGTCGAGGAGTCATCGGCCGCCGCGGCCCTCACCTGAAGATCCCGGTCGTTGACCTGCGCCGGGCGGCGCTCTACGGTCGACACGTACGCGTACGGTACGCGTACGAAACCGGGAGGGTCGATGCCCGCCAGCGCGGCTGCACGCGTCGCCACCGAGCGCCTGACGCTCGACGCGATCGTCGAGGCGGCCGAGGCGTTGGTGGCCGCGGAGGGCTTCGAGGGCCTGAGCATGCGCAAGCTCGCGCGGGCGCTCGGCGTCGGCGCGATGACGCTCTACGGCTACGTCCCGACCAAGGACGACCTGCTCGGAGCACTCGCCGACCGGCTGCTCGCCGAGCTCGACCTGCCCGCCCCGGGGGACGGGGACTGGGCCTACCGCGTGGCGGCGGTCTTTCACGCCACCCGCCGGGCGTTCCTCGCCCACCCCGAACTGCTGCCGATCGTCGCCGCGCACCGGCTCGACGGCGTCTCGGCCTACCGCGGCGCGGAGGTCGTGTTCGCGGCGCTGCGGGAGGCCGGGCTCGAGGATGCGCAGGTGATCAGCGCGTTCAGCACGCTGAGTTCGTACACGGTCGGGGCCTGCCAGCGGGAGATCGGGCTGAGCACGCGGGCCGCACAGGGTCGCCCCGCGCTCCCGGGCATCACGACCCTGCCGGGCGACGAGTTCGCCAACGTCGTGGGGCTGGCCGGCCGGCTCGCCACCCGGGACTTTGACGCGGAGTTCAGCGCCGGGCTGGACCTGCTGATCACCGGCCTGCGCGGCTGGGTGGAGGGCACATGAGCGGAGCGGGTGTGCGGACCGGCATGGCGAACCCGCTCCACTGGGTGGCCACCGATCCGGACGTGCTGTGGTCGCCCGGCAACGTGTCCGAGGCGATCCCTGGCGTCTCGACGGCGCTGAACTGGTCCTTCGTCGACGACGCCGTCGAGCTCGCGGCCCGGCAGGCGTTCGCCGCGATGGGGGTGCTCCGCCCCGACGAGGTCCGCCTCAACGACCGGGCCGAGGACCGGTTCATGGTCGCCTTCTACGGCCGGACCGTCGCGAACATCGAGGCGATGCGCGGCATCGGCGACCGGACGCCGGGCACGTCGGCCAACGCCGTCGAGGCGCAGCTGTTCGGCGTCGTCCGGCCGGACGCGGTCAACCACCCGACGCTGTCCCGACTGCCGACGATCGCGCTGCGGATGCCGCGGACCGCGACCCGGCTCCGACGCGACTCGCTCGCGCTGCGCGCGGAGATCGTCGAGTGGTGGCGCGGCGCGGTGCTGGCACCGCCGACGTCGCTGCCCGACGCGACCGCGCTGCTCGCCGACGCGCGGCGGCGGTACACGCGGGCGTTCTCCCTCGGCGTGCTCAGTTCGATGCTCGCCCAGGCGGTCTACGACCAGGTCGTGCTGCTCGTCCGGAACGCCGACCGCCACGGCCTCCAGCACCGCCTGGTCACCGGCTACGCCGGGATGCTCGAGACCGGGCTGGTGACCGACCTCTGGGACCTCGCCCACGACCGGCTCGACCGCACGACCTTCCTCCTGCGCCACGGCTTCCACGGACCGGACGAGGGCCAGCTCGCGAGCCGCGTCTGGCGCGAGGATCCGGGCCCGCTCGACGCGCTGGTCCGCCGCTACGCCGGCCTGGGTCCCGACGCCCACCCCGCGCTGGCGGAGCGACGGCAGGTCGAGGTGCGGGAGACGGCCGAGGCGGAACTGCTCGCCGCGCTCGGCCGGATGCGGGCGCCGGGCGCGCGACTCGTCCTGCGGATCGCGCGGACGCTGATCCCGCTGCGTGAGATCGGGAAGGCGAACTACACGCAGTGCCTGGACGGCGCGCGTCTCGCGGCTCGCGCGATCGGTCGGGAACTCGCGGCGGCCGGC of the Sporichthya polymorpha DSM 43042 genome contains:
- a CDS encoding PEP-utilizing enzyme, with the protein product MSGAGVRTGMANPLHWVATDPDVLWSPGNVSEAIPGVSTALNWSFVDDAVELAARQAFAAMGVLRPDEVRLNDRAEDRFMVAFYGRTVANIEAMRGIGDRTPGTSANAVEAQLFGVVRPDAVNHPTLSRLPTIALRMPRTATRLRRDSLALRAEIVEWWRGAVLAPPTSLPDATALLADARRRYTRAFSLGVLSSMLAQAVYDQVVLLVRNADRHGLQHRLVTGYAGMLETGLVTDLWDLAHDRLDRTTFLLRHGFHGPDEGQLASRVWREDPGPLDALVRRYAGLGPDAHPALAERRQVEVRETAEAELLAALGRMRAPGARLVLRIARTLIPLREIGKANYTQCLDGARLAARAIGRELAAAGRLDDAEDVFGLTYDELTAPRLPDDLRTLAAERAAIRADYLTTDLPDKFTGPPPRIPLAPADDAIGDTPAADAPVDKPITGEGVGGGVDTGRARVVVDPATDDLEPGEILVCRSTDPGWTSLFHLAAGVAVDLGGTMSHAAIVARELGIPCLTCTGDGTRRVRTGDLVRLDGDAGILQVLERDPGRGTG
- a CDS encoding TetR/AcrR family transcriptional regulator; its protein translation is MPASAAARVATERLTLDAIVEAAEALVAAEGFEGLSMRKLARALGVGAMTLYGYVPTKDDLLGALADRLLAELDLPAPGDGDWAYRVAAVFHATRRAFLAHPELLPIVAAHRLDGVSAYRGAEVVFAALREAGLEDAQVISAFSTLSSYTVGACQREIGLSTRAAQGRPALPGITTLPGDEFANVVGLAGRLATRDFDAEFSAGLDLLITGLRGWVEGT